Genomic window (Gemmatimonadota bacterium):
GAAGGCGCTGGTAGAGGTCTTGCCGAAATTTGCCTTCGGCAACGGCTTGTTGCAGGTTGCGATTGGTGGCGGCTATGACGCGGACGTCAACGGCTATTGGGGCGGTGCTGCCCAGGCGGGTGACTTCTTTGGCGTCGAGGACGCGCAATAAGCGCACCTGTGCAGAGAGCGACATTTCGCCGATTTCATCGAGGAAGACGGTGCCGCGATTGGCGGCTTCAAAGATGCCGGACCGCTGCGTGCGCGCGTCGGTAAATGCGCCTTTTTCGTGGCCGAAGAGTTCGCTTTCGAGAAGGGTTTCGGGTATTGCGCCGCAGTTGATGATGAGAAATGGTTCGTCGCTGCGCGCGCTTTGCCGGTGGATGGCTTCGGCGATGAGGTTTTTTCCGGAGCCGCTTTCTCCTGTGATGAGTACGCTGACGGGGGTGGGCGCGATTTGTGCCACGCTTTCCCGGATTTGTTGCATGGCGTCCGAGCGGCCGAGGATGGCGGTGTCGGGCCGGGTGCGCTTTTGCGTCAGGGCGTCCTGCAATTCTGCGGGGATGAGTGGATAGGAGAGCAGGGCATCGGGGTCTAAGGTTGTTTGGAGTTGCGTGCCGTCTTGCGTGGTGATGACGAAGACGGGGATTTTTTCAGGTCGGTCGGATAATATGTCGGCGAGTTGCACTTCGGGCAATGTGGTTTCGTCCAGGATGAGCAGGTCAAACTGGTTTTCTGAGAGCAGTTTTCTGGCGGGTCTCACGCTGTTGGTCACAAGGGTTTGCCAGCCGAGTTCTTCGAGTGCAGCGCGCAGGTCCCGGCCCAGTGCAGTGGGCTGATCGACGATGATGAGGGCTTCTTTTTGGTCGGTGGACATGATTATAATATGGTTAGTGATTTTGTTTGTCAT
Coding sequences:
- a CDS encoding sigma-54-dependent Fis family transcriptional regulator, which translates into the protein MTNKITNHIIIMSTDQKEALIIVDQPTALGRDLRAALEELGWQTLVTNSVRPARKLLSENQFDLLILDETTLPEVQLADILSDRPEKIPVFVITTQDGTQLQTTLDPDALLSYPLIPAELQDALTQKRTRPDTAILGRSDAMQQIRESVAQIAPTPVSVLITGESGSGKNLIAEAIHRQSARSDEPFLIINCGAIPETLLESELFGHEKGAFTDARTQRSGIFEAANRGTVFLDEIGEMSLSAQVRLLRVLDAKEVTRLGSTAPIAVDVRVIAATNRNLQQAVAEGKFRQDLYQRLRVIEIEMPPLRTHPNDIPLIAQNIIQKQSAELRMPPIEFAPDAMNALQQYHWPGNVRELINLIERLMVLSKTRHISALDLAQYLQTSPVTEPSYLPVLAGKTPAESDRDLLYWAILEVAKDIKELKAYLMQSMQTPVQNTPTPVLPVYDTPIEDTEIKETVGAGFKPEPTEEDIRPLRELEREAIANALRVTGGHRERTAKLLGMAVRTLYRKIDQYDL